From Suncus etruscus isolate mSunEtr1 chromosome 6, mSunEtr1.pri.cur, whole genome shotgun sequence, one genomic window encodes:
- the SLITRK3 gene encoding SLIT and NTRK-like protein 3, protein MKSSIAEMLHRGRMLWIILLSTIALGWTTPIPLIEDSEEIDEPCFDPCYCEVKESLFHIHCDSKGFTNVSQITEFWSRPFKLYLQRNSMRKLYTNSFLHLNNAVSINLGNNALQDIQTGAFNGLKILKRLYLHENKLDVFRNDTFLGLESLEYLQADYNVIKRIDSGAFRNLSKLRVLILNDNLIPMLPTNLFKAVSLTHLDLRGNRLKVLFYRGMLDHIGRSLMELQLEENPWNCTCEIVQLKSWLERIPYTALVGDITCETPFHFHGKDLREIRKTELCPLLSDSEVEASLGIPHLSSGKENAWPTKPSSMLSSVHFTASSVEYKSSNKQPKPTKQPRTPRPPSTSQALYPGPNQPPIAPYQTRPPIPIICPTGCTCNLHINDLGLTVNCKERGFNNISELLPRPLNAKKLYLSSNLIQKIYRSDFWNFSSLDLLHLGNNRISYVQDGAFINLPNLKSLFLNGNDIERLTPGMFRGLQSLHYLYFEFNVIREIQPAAFSLMPNLKLLFLNNNLLRTLPTDAFAGTSLARLNLRKNYFLYLPVAGVLEHLNAIVQIDLNENPWDCTCDLVPFKQWIETISSVSVVGDVLCRSPENLTHRDVRNVELEVLCPEMLHAVPVGVSPAQPGDSHLAGGPTSAPPYEFSPPGGPVPLSVLILSLLVLFFSAVFVAAGLFAYVLRRRRKKLPFRSKRQEGVDLTGIQMQCHRLFEDGGGGGGGSGGGGRPTLSSPDKAPPVGHVYEYIPHPVTQMCNNPIYKPREEEEAAVTALQEASTAERGGPGAQPPGMGEVLLGSEQFTETPKENHSNYRTLLEKEKEWALAVSSSQLNTIVTVNHHHPHHPVGGGLAGVVAGPGGDLTGFRHHEKNGGVVLFPPGGGCGGGSMLRDRERPQPATCTVGFVDCLYGTVPKLKELHVHPPGMQYPDLQQDARIKETLLFSAGKGFTDHPTQKSDYLELRAKLQTKPDYLEVLEKTTYRF, encoded by the coding sequence ATGAAATCTTCCATAGCTGAGATGCTTCACAGAGGGAGGATGTTGTGGATAATTCTTCTAAGCACAATTGCTCTAGGATGGACTACCCCAATTCCCTTGATAGAGGACTCGGAGGAAATAGATGAGCCCTGTTTCGATCCATGCTACTGTGAAGTTAAAGAAAGCCTCTTTCACATACATTGTGACAGTAAAGGATTTACAAATGTGAGTCAGATCACAGAATTCTGGTCAAGACCTTTTAAACTGTATCTACAGAGAAATTCCATGAGAAAATTGTATACCAACAGTTTTCTTCATTTGAATAATGCCGTGTCCATTAACCTTGGAAACAATGCATTACAGGACATTCAAACCGGAGCTTTCAATGGCCTTAAGATTTTAAAGAGGCTCTACCTACACGAAAACAAACTAGATGTTTTCAGAAATGACACTTTCCTTGGCTTAGAAAGTCTGGAATACCTACAGGCAGACTATAATGTCATTAAACGTATTGATAGTGGTGCATTTCGGAACCTAAGCAAATTGAGGGTTCTGATTTTAAATGATAATCTTATTCCCATGCTTCCAACCAACTTATTTAAGGCCGTATCCTTAACCCATTTGGACCTTCGTGGAAATAGGTTAAAGGTTCTTTTTTATAGAGGAATGTTAGACCACATTGGCAGAAGCCTCATGGAGCTCCAGCTGGAAGAAAATCCCTGGAACTGTACCTGTGAGATTGTACAATTGAAGAGTTGGCTGGAGCGAATTCCTTATACAGCCCTGGTGGGAGATATCACATGTGAAACACCTTTCCATTTCCATGGAAAGGATCTACGAGAAATCAGGAAGACAGAACTATGCCCATTGTTGTCTGATTCTGAGGTGGAGGCTAGTTTGGGGATCCCCCACCTATCATCAGGCAAGGAGAATGCATGGCCCACGAAGCCTTCTTCAATGTTGTCTTCTGTTCATTTTACTGCTTCATCTGTTGAATATAAATCCTCAAATAAACAACCCAAACCCACTAAACAGCCCAGAACACCCAGGCCACCCTCCACATCCCAAGCTTTATATCCTGGTCCAAACCAACCTCCCATTGCCCCTTATCAAACTAGACCACCTATCCCCATTATATGCCCTACTGGGTGCACCTGCAATTTGCATATCAATGACCTCGGCTTGACTGTCAACTGCAAGGAACGAGGATTTAATAACATTTCTGAACTTCTTCCAAGGCCACTGAATGCCAAGAAACTGTACCTTAGTAGCAATCTGATTCAAAAAATATACCGCTCTGACTTTTGGAATTTCTCTTCCTTGGATCTCTTACATTTGGGAAACAATCGTATTTCCTATGTCCAGGATGGCGCTTTCATCAACCTGCCTAACCTAAAGAGCCTCTTTCTCAATGGCAATGATATTGAGAGGTTGACCCCAGGCATGTTTCGAGGCCTCCAGAGTTTGCACTACTTATACTTTGAGTTCAACGTCATCCGGGAAATCCAGCCCGCAGCCTTCAGCCTCATGCCCAATTTGAAGCTCCTCTTCCTCAACAATAACTTGTTGAGGACCCTGCCAACAGACGCCTTTGCAGGCACCTCTCTGGCCCGGCTCAACTTAAGGAAGAACTACTTCCTCTACCTTCCTGTGGCTGGTGTCCTCGAACACTTGAATGCCATCGTCCAGATAGACCTCAACGAGAATCCGTGGGACTGTACCTGTGACTTAGTCCCCTTCAAACAATGGATCGAGACCATCAGTTCGGTCAGCGTGGTGGGCGATGTGCTTTGCCGAAGCCCCGAGAACCTCACCCACCGGGATGTCCGCAATGTCGAACTGGAGGTTCTCTGCCCAGAGATGCTGCATGCTGTACCTGTTGGAGTATCCCCAGCTCAGCCGGGAGATTCTCACCTGGCTGGGGGACCAACAAGTGCACCTCCTTATGAATTCTCTCCTCCGGGGGGGCCGGTGCCACTGTCTGTGCTTATCCTCAGCCTACTAGTTCTGTTTTTCTCAGCCGTCTTTGTGGCTGCTGGCCTCTTTGCATATGTTCTTCGAAGGCGCCGAAAGAAGCTCCCCTTCAGGAGCAAGAGGCAGGAAGGTGTGGACCTTACTGGCATCCAGATGCAATGCCATCGGCTGTTTGAGGATGGCGGAGGAGGTGGAGGTGGAAGTGGGGGTGGAGGCCGACCAACTCTCTCTTCCCCTGACAAGGCCCCTCCTGTGGGTCATGTATACGAGTACATCCCCCATCCTGTTACCCAGATGTGTAACAATCCCATATACAAGCCTCGCGAGGAGGAAGAAGCAGCTGTCACCGCACTCCAGGAGGCCAGCACGGCGGAGCGGGGTGGTCCTGGGGCACAGCCACCAGGAATGGGCGAGGTTCTCCTAGGCAGTGAGCAGTTCACAGAGACACCCAAGGAGAACCACAGCAACTACCGGACCTtgctggagaaagaaaaagagtgggcCCTGGCAGTGTCCAGCTCCCAGCTCAACACTATAGTAACAGTCAATCACCATCACCCTCACCACCCAGTAGGGGGTGGGCTTGCAGGGGTCGTGGCAGGACCTGGAGGAGACTTGACTGGGTTCCGTCACCATGAGAAGAATGGCGGGGTGGTGCTGTTCCCTCCTGGGGGAGGTTGTGGTGGTGGCAGTATGCTACGAGACCGAGAGAGACCACAGCCGGCCACCTGCACAGTGGGTTTTGTGGACTGTCTTTATGGCACAGTGCCCAAGTTAAAGGAACTGCATGTCCATCCTCCTGGCATGCAATACCCAGACTTGCAgcaggatgccaggatcaaagaAACCCTTCTCTTTTCGGCTGGAAAGGGCTTCACAGACCACCCAACCCAAAAAAGTGATTACCTCGAGTTAAGGGCCAAACTTCAAACCAAGCCGGATTACCTCGAAGTCTTGGAGAAAACAACATATAGGTtctaa